One stretch of Passer domesticus isolate bPasDom1 chromosome 2, bPasDom1.hap1, whole genome shotgun sequence DNA includes these proteins:
- the LOC135295555 gene encoding thyroid hormone-inducible hepatic protein-like encodes MEQYFSATQKMEQEVMFPSLLRGVFPQQEGAAPAAESRTDLYERYQLLKAIKPMVEKGLASVGDQSPSDAYSDVDTSLDSNEAQDAQLEERLSHHLTGLQQVLTHLTRDTNALTRRYSQILEQINLSEGQPSW; translated from the coding sequence ATGGAGCAGTACTTCTCAGCCACCCAGAagatggagcaggaggtgaTGTTCCCCAGCCTGCTCCGAGGGGTCTTCCCGCAGCAGGAgggggcagccccggctgcagagagccgCACGGACCTCTACGAGCGCTACCAGCTGCTCAAGGCCATCAAGCCCATGGTGGAGAAAGGCCTGGCCTCTGTCGGTGACCAGAGCCCCAGCGATGCCTACAGCGACGTGGACACATCCTTGGACAGCAACGAGGCCCAGGATGCCCAGCTCGAGGAGCGCCTGTCCCACCACCTGACTGGCCTGCAGCAGGTCCTCACCCACCTCACCAGGGACACCAACGCCCTGACCCGGAGGTACAGCCAGATCCTGGAGCAGATCAACCTCAGCGAGGGGCAGCCCAGCTGGTGA